One Mycolicibacterium fortuitum subsp. fortuitum genomic window carries:
- the fadD32 gene encoding long-chain-fatty-acid--AMP ligase FadD32, which translates to MPFINPFIKDGQIKFPDGASIVEHVERWARVRGDKLAYRFLDFSTERDGVARDLTWAQFSARNKAVAARLQQVTQPGDRVAILCPQNLDYLVAFFGALYAGRIAVPLFDPSEPGHVGRLHAVLDNCHPSAILTTTEAAEGVRKFFRSRPANQRPRVIAVDAVPDDVAATWIHFEDVDETTIAYLQYTSGSTRIPTGVQITHLNLATNVVQVIEALEGEEGDRGLSWLPFFHDMGLITALLAPMIGHYFTFMTPAAFVRRPERWIRELARKEGDTGGTISVAPNFAFDHAAARGVPKEGSAPLDMSNVKAVLNGSEPISAATVRRFNEAFGPFGFPAKAIKPSYGLAEATLFVSTTPSAEEPKIITVDRDELNSGRIVEVAEDSPKAVAQASAGKVGVAEWAVIVDAESATELPDGQVGEIWISGQNMGTGYWGKPEATVETFQNILKSRTNPSHAEGAEDDATWVRTGDYGAFYDGDLYITGRVKDLVIIDGRNHYPQDLEYSAQEASKAVRTGYVAAFSVPANQLPDEVFENAHSGLHRDPDDSSEQLVIVAERAPGAHKLEVGPITDDIRAAIAVRHGVTVRDVLLTAAGAIPRTSSGKIGRRACRSAYLDGTLRAGKIPNAFPDETD; encoded by the coding sequence ATGCCGTTCATCAATCCGTTCATCAAGGACGGTCAGATCAAGTTCCCTGACGGCGCCAGCATCGTCGAGCACGTCGAGCGCTGGGCCAGGGTTCGTGGTGACAAGCTGGCATACCGCTTCCTGGACTTCTCCACCGAACGTGACGGCGTGGCCCGTGACCTGACCTGGGCCCAGTTCAGCGCCCGCAACAAGGCGGTGGCCGCCCGGCTCCAGCAGGTCACCCAGCCCGGTGACCGGGTCGCGATCCTGTGCCCGCAGAACCTCGACTACCTCGTCGCCTTCTTCGGCGCGCTCTACGCCGGCCGCATCGCAGTGCCACTGTTCGACCCGTCCGAGCCCGGCCACGTCGGCCGCCTGCACGCGGTGTTGGACAACTGCCACCCGTCGGCGATCCTGACCACCACCGAGGCCGCCGAGGGGGTCCGCAAGTTCTTCCGCAGCCGGCCCGCCAATCAGCGCCCCCGCGTGATCGCCGTCGACGCGGTTCCTGACGACGTCGCCGCCACCTGGATCCACTTCGAGGACGTCGACGAGACCACCATCGCCTACCTGCAGTACACGTCCGGCTCGACCCGGATCCCGACCGGTGTGCAGATCACCCACCTGAACCTGGCCACCAACGTGGTCCAGGTGATCGAGGCGCTGGAAGGCGAAGAGGGCGACCGCGGCCTGTCCTGGCTGCCGTTCTTCCACGACATGGGTCTGATCACCGCGCTGCTGGCGCCGATGATCGGCCACTACTTCACCTTCATGACCCCGGCCGCTTTCGTGCGCCGGCCGGAGCGCTGGATCCGCGAGCTGGCCCGCAAGGAAGGCGACACCGGCGGCACCATCTCGGTGGCCCCGAACTTCGCATTCGACCACGCTGCCGCGCGCGGGGTGCCCAAGGAAGGCTCGGCGCCGCTGGACATGTCCAACGTCAAGGCCGTGCTGAACGGCAGTGAGCCGATCTCGGCGGCCACCGTGCGCCGATTCAACGAGGCATTCGGACCGTTCGGCTTCCCGGCCAAGGCGATCAAGCCGTCCTACGGCCTGGCCGAGGCCACGCTGTTCGTCTCGACGACCCCGAGCGCCGAGGAACCCAAGATCATCACCGTCGACCGCGACGAGCTCAACAGCGGCCGCATCGTCGAGGTGGCAGAGGATTCGCCCAAGGCGGTCGCCCAGGCCTCGGCCGGCAAGGTCGGTGTGGCCGAGTGGGCTGTCATCGTCGACGCCGAGAGCGCCACCGAGCTGCCCGACGGACAGGTCGGCGAGATCTGGATCAGCGGCCAGAACATGGGCACGGGTTACTGGGGCAAGCCGGAAGCCACCGTCGAGACCTTCCAGAACATCCTCAAGTCGCGGACCAACCCGTCGCACGCCGAGGGCGCCGAAGATGACGCCACCTGGGTGCGCACCGGCGACTACGGCGCCTTCTACGACGGCGACCTCTACATCACCGGCCGCGTCAAGGACCTCGTCATCATCGACGGCCGCAACCACTACCCGCAGGACCTGGAGTACTCGGCGCAGGAAGCCAGCAAGGCTGTCCGTACCGGTTACGTCGCAGCCTTCTCGGTGCCGGCCAACCAGTTGCCCGACGAGGTGTTCGAGAACGCGCACTCGGGCCTGCACCGCGATCCCGACGACAGCTCCGAGCAGCTGGTGATCGTCGCCGAGCGCGCTCCCGGTGCCCACAAGCTCGAAGTCGGCCCCATCACCGACGACATCCGCGCGGCGATCGCCGTGCGGCACGGTGTCACCGTGCGCGATGTCCTGTTGACCGCGGCCGGCGCCATCCCGCGTACCTCCAGCGGCAAGATCGGCCGCCGGGCCTGCCGCTCGGCGTATCTGGACGGGACGCTGCGGGCGGGGAAGATCCCCAACGCTTTCCCCGACGAGACCGACTGA
- a CDS encoding cutinase family protein: MAKNAGRRKRHRILALIAAGAMALVVVLVVSIVVIYLRRPESPSAPPTAQPPAGVPGPSTPRKPRPDFQSADCPDVMMVSIPGTWESSPQDDPFNPTQFPLSLMTNVSRPMAEQFGKDRLEVYTVPYTAQFHNPFSADNQMSYNDSRAEGKRTAVKAMTDMNDRCPLTSYVIAGFSQGAVIGGDLASDIGNGRGPVDEDLVLGVTLIADGRRQFGVGKDIGPNPPGQGAEITLHEVPVLSEMGLTMTGPRQGGFGALNDRTNQICGKGDLICSAPEEAFSIFNLPKTLETLTGSAAGPVHALYNTPQFWVENGQTATQWTLSWAKDLVDNAPHPKHG; this comes from the coding sequence ATGGCAAAAAATGCCGGCCGCAGGAAGCGGCACCGCATCCTGGCACTGATCGCCGCCGGGGCGATGGCACTCGTGGTGGTGCTGGTGGTGTCGATCGTGGTGATCTATCTGCGTCGGCCGGAGAGCCCGTCCGCCCCGCCCACGGCCCAGCCGCCGGCCGGGGTGCCCGGCCCGTCGACGCCGCGTAAGCCGCGCCCGGATTTCCAGTCCGCCGACTGCCCGGACGTGATGATGGTCTCGATCCCGGGCACCTGGGAGTCCTCCCCACAGGACGATCCGTTCAACCCGACCCAGTTCCCGCTGTCGCTGATGACCAACGTGAGCCGGCCGATGGCCGAGCAGTTCGGCAAGGACCGGCTCGAGGTCTACACGGTTCCCTACACCGCGCAGTTCCATAACCCGTTCTCCGCCGACAACCAGATGTCCTACAACGACAGCCGGGCCGAGGGGAAGCGCACCGCGGTCAAGGCGATGACGGACATGAACGACCGCTGTCCGCTGACCAGCTATGTGATCGCGGGGTTCTCGCAGGGCGCGGTGATCGGCGGGGACCTGGCCAGCGATATCGGCAACGGCCGTGGCCCGGTGGACGAAGACCTGGTGCTGGGTGTCACCTTGATCGCCGACGGCCGCCGCCAGTTCGGTGTCGGGAAGGACATCGGCCCCAACCCGCCTGGGCAAGGTGCCGAGATCACACTGCACGAGGTGCCGGTGCTCTCCGAGATGGGCCTGACCATGACGGGCCCGCGGCAGGGCGGCTTCGGGGCGCTCAACGACCGGACCAATCAGATCTGCGGCAAGGGCGATCTGATCTGCTCGGCGCCCGAAGAGGCGTTCTCGATCTTCAACCTCCCCAAGACGCTGGAAACGCTGACCGGTAGCGCGGCCGGCCCGGTGCACGCGCTCTACAACACCCCGCAGTTCTGGGTGGAGAACGGGCAGACCGCCACGCAGTGGACGCTGAGCTGGGCGAAGGACCTGGTGGACAACGCGCCTCATCCGAAGCACGGTTGA
- a CDS encoding DUF732 domain-containing protein has translation MQHTVRSATLVAAVSAASLLTACDASSDIMAPLALPTSQVNGAQLQAASAQPDQGRPGELAITSQQHTYLDELKASGITPSSELHALSIGSYVCQAHAARLNDQAVREFVLPLVRNDVEAAHTAEGPTSTEIDTAVTDYIRIATEHLC, from the coding sequence GTGCAGCACACGGTACGGTCGGCCACCCTGGTGGCAGCGGTGTCGGCTGCGTCGTTGCTGACGGCGTGCGACGCGAGCAGCGACATCATGGCGCCGCTGGCTCTGCCGACGTCACAGGTCAACGGTGCGCAGCTGCAGGCGGCGTCCGCGCAGCCCGACCAGGGCCGTCCCGGTGAGCTGGCCATCACGTCGCAGCAGCACACCTACCTCGACGAGCTCAAGGCTTCCGGCATCACGCCGTCCAGTGAGCTGCACGCGCTGTCCATCGGGTCGTATGTGTGCCAGGCCCACGCCGCCAGGCTCAACGACCAGGCGGTGCGTGAATTCGTCCTGCCGTTGGTGCGCAACGATGTCGAGGCTGCCCACACTGCGGAAGGCCCGACCTCTACCGAGATCGACACCGCCGTCACCGACTACATCCGCATCGCCACCGAACATCTCTGCTGA
- a CDS encoding alpha/beta hydrolase-fold protein, whose translation MRRALSLMRAMLLALLAPVLGAGLWAVSATTGAPARADGVEYLMVPSAAMGRDIPVAFQGGGPHAVFLLDAFNAAPDVSNWVNAGHAMSTLAGRGISVAAPAGGAWSLYTNWEQDGSKQWETFLSAELPDWLAANKGLAPGGHGIVGASQGGTAALTLAAFHPDRFRFAGSLSGFLTPSATTLNGAITAGLAEFGGVDSYGMWGAPQLGRWKWHDPDVHVQLLADANTRLWVYSPATLTCSDPAAMIGVCDQAAGSNRSFYQHYRSVGGSNGHFDMPSGGQHDWGSWAPQLAQMSGELVATIK comes from the coding sequence ATGAGACGTGCGTTGAGTCTGATGCGGGCGATGCTGCTGGCGCTCTTGGCACCGGTACTCGGTGCGGGCCTGTGGGCCGTGTCCGCGACGACGGGCGCACCCGCTCGAGCCGACGGTGTCGAGTATCTGATGGTCCCGTCGGCGGCCATGGGCCGCGACATCCCCGTGGCATTCCAGGGCGGTGGCCCACATGCGGTGTTCCTGCTCGACGCGTTCAACGCCGCCCCTGACGTGAGCAACTGGGTCAACGCCGGTCACGCGATGAGCACGCTGGCCGGCCGCGGAATCTCGGTGGCCGCTCCGGCCGGCGGTGCCTGGAGCCTGTACACCAACTGGGAGCAGGACGGCAGCAAGCAGTGGGAGACCTTCCTGTCCGCCGAGCTTCCGGACTGGCTGGCCGCCAACAAGGGCCTGGCACCGGGCGGGCACGGCATCGTCGGGGCCTCGCAGGGCGGGACTGCCGCGCTGACGCTGGCCGCGTTCCATCCCGACCGGTTCCGCTTCGCCGGCTCACTGTCGGGCTTCCTGACCCCCTCGGCCACCACCCTCAACGGCGCGATCACCGCCGGTCTGGCCGAGTTCGGCGGTGTGGACAGCTACGGCATGTGGGGTGCCCCACAGCTGGGTCGCTGGAAGTGGCACGACCCGGACGTGCACGTGCAGTTGCTGGCTGATGCCAACACCCGGCTGTGGGTGTACAGCCCGGCCACGCTGACGTGTAGCGATCCGGCCGCGATGATCGGGGTGTGCGATCAGGCGGCGGGCAGTAACCGGTCCTTCTACCAGCACTACCGCTCCGTCGGCGGAAGCAACGGGCATTTCGACATGCCCAGCGGCGGCCAGCACGACTGGGGTAGCTGGGCTCCGCAGCTGGCTCAGATGTCGGGCGAGCTGGTCGCGACCATCAAGTAG
- a CDS encoding esterase family protein — protein sequence MKFVGKMRGVAAGLSRRLTVAVAAAAVLPGLVGVVGGSATAGAWSRPGLPVEYLDVPSAAMGRNIRVEFQSGGAGAPALYLLDGMRAREDNNGWDIELPTFEWFLNSGISVVMPVGGQSSFYTDWYKPACGSKDGGCKTYKWETFLTQELPQWLAANRDVKPTGSAVVGLSMAGSSALMLAARHPDQFIYAASLSGTLNPSEGWWPMLIGVSMGDAGGYKADDMWGKTGDPGNAWKANDPTENVATLANNGTRIWVYCGNGKPGELGGTDIPAKFLEGFVCRTNSTFQEKYIAAGGKNGVFNFPQSGTHAWAYWGQQLQAMKPDLQRVLGATPTA from the coding sequence ATGAAGTTCGTTGGGAAGATGCGCGGCGTAGCGGCAGGTCTGTCGCGCCGGCTGACGGTTGCGGTCGCCGCTGCGGCCGTACTGCCCGGCCTGGTTGGCGTCGTAGGCGGCTCGGCGACCGCTGGAGCTTGGTCTCGACCTGGCCTGCCGGTCGAGTATCTCGACGTTCCGTCGGCAGCGATGGGACGCAATATCCGGGTTGAGTTCCAGAGCGGTGGGGCGGGTGCACCCGCGCTGTATCTGCTTGACGGCATGCGCGCCCGCGAGGACAACAACGGTTGGGACATCGAACTCCCGACCTTCGAGTGGTTCCTGAACTCGGGCATCTCGGTTGTCATGCCCGTCGGTGGCCAGTCCAGCTTCTACACCGACTGGTACAAGCCGGCGTGTGGCAGCAAGGACGGCGGCTGCAAGACCTACAAGTGGGAGACCTTCCTGACCCAGGAGCTGCCGCAGTGGCTGGCAGCCAACCGCGACGTCAAGCCGACCGGTAGCGCTGTGGTCGGTCTGTCGATGGCCGGTTCGTCTGCGCTGATGCTGGCGGCCCGTCACCCGGATCAGTTCATCTACGCGGCCTCGCTGTCGGGCACGTTGAACCCGTCCGAGGGCTGGTGGCCGATGCTGATCGGTGTCTCGATGGGTGACGCCGGTGGCTACAAGGCCGACGACATGTGGGGCAAGACCGGTGACCCGGGCAACGCCTGGAAGGCCAACGACCCGACCGAGAACGTCGCCACGCTGGCGAACAACGGCACCCGGATCTGGGTCTACTGCGGTAACGGCAAGCCGGGCGAGCTCGGTGGCACCGACATCCCGGCCAAGTTCCTCGAGGGCTTCGTCTGCCGGACCAACTCCACGTTCCAGGAGAAGTACATCGCGGCCGGTGGCAAGAACGGCGTGTTCAACTTCCCGCAGAGCGGTACCCACGCCTGGGCCTACTGGGGCCAGCAGCTGCAGGCCATGAAGCCTGACCTGCAGCGGGTCCTGGGCGCGACCCCGACCGCCTGA
- the zomB gene encoding flagellar motor control protein ZomB: MLPSTSADRITLRRLAGGVSARLARWPVFPYDVSVRVSLWVSVVVVAGLFGWGAWQRRWIADDGLIVLRTVRNLLAGNGPVFNAGERIEANTSTVWTYLVTLGAWLGGPVRLEYVALAFALTLSVLGVVLAMLGTGRLYAPSLQGRRALLLPAGALVYIAVPPARDFATSGLENGLVLAYLGLLWWMLVCWSQALRRPNPVSSKYFDAALAAVAGLSVLIRPELALIGGGALVMMLIAARGWRRRVLILVAGGLLPVAYQIFRMGYYGLLVPGTAVAKDASGSKWSQGFTYLTNFNHPYLLWVPVLLLAALGAVLLTTRTRPWWVRHQVPPGYGWLARTVQSPAAVVLFMFASGLLQGIYWVRQGGDFMHGRVLLTPLFCLLMPVSVIPVVLPDGTRFTRETGYLLAAATSVLWASVVGWSIWAANSSGLGADGTRVTYSGIVDERRFYSQATGHAHPLTAADYLDYPRMRAVLTAIENTPDGALLLPSGNYDQWDVVPAYPPPPDLTPEARRTLVTPHTVFFTNMGMLGMNVGLDVRVIDQIGLTNPLAMHTQRLTDGRIGHDKNLFPDWAVAEGPFLKTRPYIPAYLDEEWISQAQAALDCQATESMLNSVRGEMSPRRFLSNLAHAYEFTKYRIDRVPLYELKRCGLPVPEPKNPPYTGMPATGP, translated from the coding sequence GTGCTGCCATCTACTTCAGCTGACCGGATCACCCTGCGCCGCCTGGCCGGTGGTGTGAGTGCGCGGTTGGCGCGGTGGCCGGTGTTTCCCTACGACGTCTCGGTGCGGGTCAGCCTGTGGGTGAGCGTCGTGGTGGTCGCCGGTCTGTTCGGCTGGGGTGCCTGGCAGCGCCGCTGGATCGCCGACGACGGACTGATCGTCTTGCGGACGGTCCGAAACCTGTTGGCGGGCAACGGTCCCGTCTTCAACGCGGGCGAGCGGATCGAGGCCAACACCTCGACGGTGTGGACCTACCTGGTGACGTTGGGCGCCTGGCTCGGCGGGCCGGTCCGGTTGGAGTACGTGGCCCTGGCCTTCGCGCTGACGCTGAGCGTGCTCGGTGTCGTGCTGGCGATGCTGGGCACCGGCCGGTTGTACGCTCCGAGCCTGCAGGGCCGCCGGGCCCTGCTGTTGCCCGCGGGTGCGCTGGTCTACATCGCCGTCCCGCCGGCTCGCGACTTCGCCACCTCGGGGCTCGAAAACGGTTTGGTGCTGGCATATCTGGGCCTGCTGTGGTGGATGCTGGTCTGCTGGTCGCAGGCGTTGCGGCGACCGAATCCGGTGTCCAGCAAGTACTTCGACGCAGCGCTGGCCGCAGTGGCCGGACTGAGCGTACTGATCCGCCCCGAGTTGGCGTTGATCGGCGGTGGCGCGCTGGTCATGATGCTCATCGCGGCGCGCGGCTGGCGGCGGCGCGTGCTGATCTTGGTCGCCGGCGGCCTGCTGCCGGTCGCGTACCAGATCTTCCGCATGGGTTACTACGGGCTGCTGGTGCCGGGCACCGCGGTGGCCAAGGACGCCTCGGGATCGAAGTGGTCCCAGGGCTTCACCTACCTCACCAATTTCAACCACCCGTACCTGCTGTGGGTGCCGGTGCTGTTGCTGGCCGCGCTCGGCGCGGTTCTGCTGACCACGAGAACCCGGCCGTGGTGGGTGCGCCACCAGGTGCCCCCCGGCTACGGATGGCTGGCCCGCACCGTGCAAAGTCCCGCTGCGGTAGTGCTTTTCATGTTCGCCAGCGGCTTGCTGCAAGGCATCTACTGGGTGCGCCAGGGTGGTGACTTCATGCACGGCCGCGTGCTGTTGACGCCGCTGTTCTGCCTGCTGATGCCCGTCTCGGTCATTCCCGTCGTGCTGCCCGACGGCACCCGGTTCACCCGCGAGACGGGTTACCTGCTGGCGGCGGCCACCAGTGTGCTGTGGGCGTCGGTGGTGGGCTGGTCCATCTGGGCCGCGAATTCCTCGGGCCTGGGCGCCGACGGAACGCGCGTCACCTACAGCGGCATCGTCGACGAGCGTCGCTTCTACTCGCAGGCTACCGGTCATGCGCACCCGCTCACCGCTGCCGACTATCTGGACTACCCGCGCATGCGGGCGGTGCTGACCGCGATCGAGAACACCCCCGACGGAGCGTTGCTGTTGCCGTCCGGCAATTACGACCAGTGGGACGTCGTACCCGCGTATCCGCCGCCACCGGATCTCACGCCGGAGGCCCGTCGGACGTTGGTCACCCCGCACACCGTGTTCTTCACCAACATGGGCATGTTGGGTATGAACGTCGGTCTCGACGTGCGGGTGATCGACCAGATCGGCCTGACGAATCCGCTGGCGATGCACACCCAGCGGCTGACCGACGGCCGCATCGGCCACGACAAGAACCTGTTCCCGGACTGGGCGGTGGCCGAAGGACCGTTCCTCAAGACCAGGCCGTACATCCCGGCCTACCTCGACGAGGAGTGGATCTCGCAGGCGCAGGCCGCGCTCGACTGCCAGGCCACCGAGTCGATGCTGAACTCGGTGCGCGGAGAGATGAGCCCGCGGCGGTTCCTGTCCAACCTGGCGCATGCATACGAGTTCACGAAGTACCGGATCGACCGCGTACCGCTCTACGAGTTGAAGCGGTGCGGCCTGCCGGTGCCCGAGCCCAAGAACCCGCCGTACACCGGGATGCCCGCAACCGGTCCATGA
- a CDS encoding decaprenyl-phosphate phosphoribosyltransferase, producing the protein MSEEVQPELGPPKNLAAGLIKAVRPRQWIKNLLVLAAPLAAVGSGIQYDYADLAYKVAIAFVVFCLAASSIYLINDARDVEADRAHPTKRFRPIAAGVVPEWMAYTLAVVLALASVGISWLLTPNLAVVMAVYIAIQLAYCFGLKHQAVLDICIVSSGFLIRAIAGGVAADIPLSQWFLLVMAFGSLFMAAGKRYAELQLAERTGAKIRKSLESYTSTYLRFVWTLSATAMVLCYGLWAFGRDTANDALGLDGQDASWYAITMVPFTVAILRYAVDIDGGIAGEPEEIALKDRVLQILFLAWIGTIGAAIYFS; encoded by the coding sequence ATGAGTGAGGAAGTGCAGCCGGAGCTCGGTCCGCCGAAGAATCTGGCCGCGGGGCTGATCAAGGCGGTTCGTCCGCGCCAATGGATCAAGAACCTGCTCGTGCTGGCCGCCCCGCTGGCCGCCGTCGGCAGCGGCATCCAGTACGACTACGCCGACCTCGCCTACAAGGTCGCGATCGCGTTCGTGGTGTTCTGCCTGGCCGCGTCGTCGATCTACCTGATCAACGACGCCCGCGACGTCGAGGCCGACCGCGCACATCCCACGAAGCGGTTCCGGCCCATCGCCGCCGGCGTGGTCCCCGAGTGGATGGCCTACACGCTCGCGGTCGTTCTCGCGCTGGCCTCGGTGGGCATCTCGTGGCTGCTGACGCCGAATCTGGCCGTGGTGATGGCGGTGTACATCGCGATCCAGCTCGCCTACTGCTTCGGGCTCAAGCACCAGGCGGTGCTCGACATCTGCATCGTGTCTTCGGGCTTCCTGATTCGCGCCATCGCCGGTGGTGTGGCCGCCGACATCCCGCTGTCGCAGTGGTTCCTTCTGGTGATGGCCTTCGGCTCGCTGTTCATGGCGGCCGGCAAGCGGTATGCCGAGCTGCAACTGGCCGAGCGCACCGGCGCCAAGATCCGCAAATCGCTGGAGAGCTACACCAGTACCTACCTCCGCTTCGTCTGGACGCTGTCGGCCACCGCGATGGTGCTCTGCTACGGACTGTGGGCGTTCGGCCGTGACACTGCCAACGATGCCCTGGGCCTCGACGGCCAGGACGCCTCGTGGTACGCGATCACGATGGTTCCGTTCACGGTCGCGATCCTGCGCTATGCGGTCGACATCGACGGTGGCATCGCCGGAGAGCCCGAGGAGATCGCGCTGAAAGACCGAGTGCTGCAGATTCTCTTCCTGGCGTGGATCGGAACCATCGGTGCTGCCATCTACTTCAGCTGA
- a CDS encoding phosphatase PAP2 family protein — MTDAPRGEDAVLVAVQSALATRPGVLGGARALSHFGEHSLGWLGVAAVGALAQPAKRRSWLAVGFGAFAAHAAAVLIKRVVRRERPHHPDIAVNVGTPSRLSFPSAHATSTTAAAVLLARVTGLPVRAVLVVPMALSRLVLGVHYPTDVLTGVVVGATVGSVVGKTAGVGPKETVAK; from the coding sequence ATGACCGATGCCCCGCGCGGCGAAGACGCCGTGTTGGTAGCCGTGCAGTCTGCCCTGGCCACCCGGCCGGGTGTACTGGGCGGTGCGCGTGCGCTGTCCCATTTCGGTGAGCACAGCCTGGGCTGGCTCGGGGTCGCGGCCGTCGGCGCGCTGGCCCAGCCGGCCAAGCGCAGGTCATGGCTGGCGGTGGGCTTCGGTGCCTTCGCCGCCCACGCCGCCGCGGTCCTGATCAAGCGGGTGGTACGCCGGGAACGCCCGCACCATCCTGACATCGCCGTGAACGTCGGGACGCCGAGCCGGCTGAGTTTCCCCTCGGCACATGCCACCTCCACCACCGCGGCAGCGGTGCTGCTGGCCCGGGTCACCGGCCTGCCGGTGCGCGCCGTGCTGGTGGTGCCCATGGCGCTGTCGCGTCTGGTGCTGGGCGTGCACTATCCCACCGATGTGCTCACCGGCGTGGTCGTCGGGGCGACGGTGGGTTCTGTGGTCGGAAAAACTGCCGGTGTCGGGCCTAAGGAGACCGTGGCCAAATGA
- a CDS encoding glycosyltransferase: protein MSDIPSGALDAGESRAVSLLARVILPRPGEPLDVRKLYLVEDPTNARRAHAPTRTTLEIGTESGISFATYFNAFPASYWRRWSTLKSVVLRVELTGTARVDVYRSKATGARITVGGAPVSSGDSSEPATVEFEIDLAPFEDGGWIWFDITSNSAVRVHSAGWYAPSPAPGRANIAVGIPTFNRPSDCVNALAALTSDPLVDEVVSAVIVSDQGTSKAKDHPGFAAAAANLGSRLSIHNQPNLGGSGGYSRVMYEALKNTDCEQILFMDDDIRIEPDSILRALAMNRFAKDPILVGGQMLNLQEPSHLHIMGEMVDRTNFMWSAAPNAEYDHDFAKYALDDTDSDRSKLLHRRIDVDFNGWWMCMIPRQVAEELGQPLPLFIKWDDVEYGLRAAEHGYRTVTLPGAAIWHMAWSDKDDAIDWQAYFHLRNRLVVSALHWDGDARGLLASHLKATFKHLLCLEYSTVAIQNRAMEDFLAGPEHIFSILESALPDIRKMRQDYPDAVVLAGATELPPPSDLKRKKIRIPVSKPAILVNLARGVVHQMRRHDPETHVRPQINVATQDARWFSLCRADGVTVTTADGRGVVYRQRDRAKMFALLRASLRQQLRVVRQFDRLRKVYREALPVLTSTQKWETVLLTESAEKN from the coding sequence ATGAGTGACATCCCTTCCGGCGCACTCGACGCCGGAGAATCCAGGGCAGTCAGTCTGCTGGCCCGCGTGATCCTGCCGCGACCGGGTGAGCCACTGGACGTCCGCAAGCTCTATCTCGTCGAAGATCCGACCAACGCCCGTCGGGCCCACGCACCGACCAGGACGACGCTGGAGATCGGCACCGAATCGGGCATCTCGTTCGCGACCTACTTCAACGCGTTCCCGGCCAGCTACTGGCGGCGCTGGTCCACCCTGAAATCAGTGGTCCTGCGCGTCGAGCTGACCGGCACCGCCCGCGTCGACGTGTACCGGTCCAAGGCCACCGGCGCCCGCATCACCGTCGGTGGTGCCCCCGTCTCCAGCGGTGACTCTTCCGAGCCCGCCACGGTCGAGTTCGAGATCGACCTCGCCCCCTTCGAGGACGGCGGCTGGATCTGGTTCGACATCACCAGCAACAGCGCGGTGCGCGTGCACAGCGCGGGCTGGTACGCCCCGTCGCCCGCGCCGGGCCGGGCCAACATCGCCGTCGGCATCCCGACGTTCAACCGTCCCTCGGACTGCGTCAACGCGCTCGCCGCGCTGACCTCGGATCCGTTGGTCGACGAGGTGGTCAGTGCGGTCATCGTGTCCGACCAGGGCACCAGCAAGGCCAAGGACCATCCCGGATTCGCCGCGGCCGCGGCCAATTTGGGCTCTCGTCTGTCCATTCACAACCAGCCGAACCTCGGCGGGTCCGGCGGCTACAGCCGGGTGATGTACGAGGCGCTGAAGAACACCGACTGTGAACAGATCCTGTTCATGGACGACGACATCCGCATCGAACCCGATTCGATCCTGCGCGCCCTGGCCATGAACCGGTTCGCCAAGGACCCCATCCTGGTCGGCGGGCAGATGCTCAACCTGCAGGAGCCGTCGCACCTGCACATCATGGGCGAGATGGTCGACCGCACGAACTTCATGTGGTCGGCGGCCCCCAACGCCGAGTACGACCACGACTTCGCCAAGTACGCGCTCGACGACACCGACTCCGACCGCAGCAAGCTGCTGCACCGCCGGATCGACGTGGACTTCAACGGCTGGTGGATGTGCATGATCCCGCGGCAGGTGGCCGAGGAGCTCGGGCAGCCGCTGCCGTTGTTCATCAAGTGGGACGACGTGGAGTACGGTCTGCGGGCCGCCGAGCACGGCTACCGCACGGTCACCCTGCCCGGCGCGGCGATCTGGCACATGGCCTGGAGCGACAAGGACGACGCCATCGACTGGCAGGCCTACTTCCACCTGCGCAACCGGTTGGTGGTGTCGGCGCTGCACTGGGACGGTGATGCGCGCGGGTTGCTGGCCAGCCACCTCAAGGCCACCTTCAAACACCTTCTGTGCCTTGAGTATTCGACCGTGGCCATCCAGAACCGGGCCATGGAGGATTTCCTGGCGGGCCCGGAGCACATCTTCTCCATCCTGGAATCGGCCCTGCCCGACATCCGCAAGATGCGCCAGGACTACCCCGACGCGGTCGTGCTGGCCGGTGCCACCGAACTCCCGCCGCCATCGGACCTCAAGCGCAAGAAGATCCGCATCCCGGTCTCGAAGCCGGCGATCCTGGTGAACCTGGCCCGCGGTGTCGTGCATCAAATGCGCCGGCACGATCCGGAAACCCACGTCCGGCCCCAGATCAACGTCGCGACCCAGGATGCCCGCTGGTTCTCCCTGTGCCGGGCCGACGGGGTCACCGTCACCACCGCCGATGGGCGTGGAGTGGTGTACCGGCAGCGGGACCGGGCCAAGATGTTCGCGTTGCTGCGGGCCTCGCTGCGTCAGCAGTTGCGTGTGGTCCGTCAATTCGACCGGCTTCGCAAGGTCTATCGTGAGGCGCTGCCGGTGCTGACCAGCACCCAGAAGTGGGAGACGGTGTTGCTGACAGAGTCGGCGGAGAAAAACTGA